One Helianthus annuus cultivar XRQ/B chromosome 12, HanXRQr2.0-SUNRISE, whole genome shotgun sequence genomic region harbors:
- the LOC110896474 gene encoding protein DMP9: MEPSPPYDETGIRIYTPSPQTTHNPPPQTTTPTHRKRLQKTISKSVQKTLSKTSLLVNFLPTGTLLTFEMVLPSIYGKGHCTTVATLMINFLLAICTFSCFFFHFTDSFHGPDGKIYYGFVTPSGLKVFKPTREIEVPKDERYKSGFTDYVHALMSSMVFMSIALSDHRITDCLFPGHGKEMDEVMQSFPLMVGIVCSGLFLMFPNTRYGIGCLSA; this comes from the coding sequence ATGGAACCATCACCACCATACGACGAAACCGGCATCCGAATCTACACCCCATCACCCCAAACCACACACAATCCACCACCACAAACCACCACACCCACCCACCGTAAACGCCTCCAAAAAACGATCTCAAAAAGCGTCCAAAAAACCCTCTCAAAAACCTCATTACTCGTCAACTTCCTCCCCACCGGTACTCTACTAACATTCGAAATGGTCCTACCCTCAATCTACGGCAAAGGCCACTGCACAACAGTCGCCACGCTCATGATCAACTTCTTACTCGCAATTTGCACGTTTTCTTGCTTTTTCTTTCACTTCACTGACAGTTTTCACGGGCCCGATGGTAAGATATACTACGGGTTCGTGACGCCTTCGGGGTTGAAGGTGTTTAAGCCGACTAGGGAGATCGAGGTGCCGAAAGACGAGAGGTATAAGAGTGGATTTACTGATTATGTGCACGCGTTGATGTCGTCTATGGTGTTTATGTCGATCGCGTTATCGGATCATAGGATTACGGATTGTTTGTTTCCTGGGCATGGAAAGGAGATGGATGAAGTTATGCAGAGTTTTCCTTTGATGGTTGGGATTGTGTGTAGTGGTTTGTTTCTTATGTTTCCTAATACCCGGTATGGGATTGGGTGTTTGTCGGCTTGA